GAAAATTGATTCTAGTTCCTAGGGAAAGTCCCTTACATGCGATTCATTTAGAAAATTTACTCAAATTATCGCAAAATGGGGCTATTATTTTTCCTCCTATGCCGATGTGGTACTTCAAACCACAAACAGTCGAGGATATTACCAATGATATTGTTGGGAAAATTCTGTCTCTATTAGATGTAAAAAGTGACTTAGAAAAAGTTTGGGCGAATCCCGCTTAATTCGTGCGTTTACCATTAATTACTTCATGAAGATTTTCAATTGCAATAAATGCATAGGGATCTTCTCTATGGACAATTTCTTTAAGTTGTGAAAGCTGTAAGCGTTCTACAACAATGTAAAGAACATTTCTAGGTTCTCCAGAATATCCACCTTCAGCATGGATATAAGTAAGACCAACACCCAAATTCTCCATAAGAATATGGCCTAGTTTTCTTGGAGAAGAAGTGATAATAGTTACGGACTTAGTATCTTCAAGTCCTAAAATCACCATATCCATAACCTTTGTAGCAATACCATAAGTTAAGAATGAAACGAATGCTGTGTGCCAATTTTGATAAACAATTCCGGCTAACGCAAAGATGAAAAAGTTCGCAAAGAGGATAACCTGACCAACAGTATAGCCTCTTTTCTTGTTGATGATAATACCTAGAATCTCAGTGCCATCTGTAGATCCTCCATGACGGATAATCAAACCACAACCCACACCGATAATAGCCCCACCAAATACTACGGTTTCCATCTCTGATCCCTTGAAAACTATAGGATTGAAACCAAACCATAGAGGGAGAGAGTCGATGAGCCATAAGGCACAAGAAAAGATGATCACAGCGGTCATCATCTGAATGACAAAATATTTACCAATTTGTTTAAAAGCCAAGATAACAAAAGGCAAGTTAAACAATATTAAACAGAATGGGAGGTACTTATGACCAAAGAAATGGGAGGCAATAAGAGATAAACCTACAATACCGCCGTCGATAAGTTCATTAGGGACTAAGACCATTTGAACTCCACAGGCAGCAAGAAACCCTCCAAGAATAAACCAACTCAGGGTCTTGGAAAAGTACAGAGGAAAGCTAAACTTCGTTAAACGAGTTCCATGGGGCATTTTCAACCTCTGAT
This portion of the Chlamydia crocodili genome encodes:
- a CDS encoding YitT family protein, whose protein sequence is MPHGTRLTKFSFPLYFSKTLSWFILGGFLAACGVQMVLVPNELIDGGIVGLSLIASHFFGHKYLPFCLILFNLPFVILAFKQIGKYFVIQMMTAVIIFSCALWLIDSLPLWFGFNPIVFKGSEMETVVFGGAIIGVGCGLIIRHGGSTDGTEILGIIINKKRGYTVGQVILFANFFIFALAGIVYQNWHTAFVSFLTYGIATKVMDMVILGLEDTKSVTIITSSPRKLGHILMENLGVGLTYIHAEGGYSGEPRNVLYIVVERLQLSQLKEIVHREDPYAFIAIENLHEVINGKRTN